In Flavobacterium endoglycinae, one DNA window encodes the following:
- a CDS encoding DUF3817 domain-containing protein produces MLKIFKVTAILEGISYLVLFANMLIIKNSNPELYHTLLRPLGMTHGILFIGYIVLAFSLLKSQKWDAKTFAIILIASLVPFGTFYVEKKYLENNA; encoded by the coding sequence ATGCTCAAGATTTTTAAAGTTACTGCTATTTTAGAGGGTATTTCTTATCTGGTATTATTTGCCAACATGCTTATTATAAAAAACAGCAACCCTGAATTATATCATACATTACTTCGTCCACTAGGAATGACACACGGAATCCTTTTTATTGGTTATATTGTGTTGGCTTTCTCGTTGTTAAAATCTCAAAAATGGGATGCAAAAACTTTTGCCATTATACTTATAGCTTCTCTTGTTCCGTTTGGGACTTTTTATGTTGAGAAAAAGTATTTAGAAAATAATGCCTAA